A window of Marinobacter salarius contains these coding sequences:
- the xdhB gene encoding xanthine dehydrogenase molybdopterin binding subunit, which yields MRKLPPNIPRPTTTAKGLTGTQAFHDSAWKHVRGQARYIDDLPEPAELLHAAVGQSTHAHARITAMDLSEVWAYPGVVSVMTVEDVPGHTDIGPVFPGDPVLAGDVVEHVGQPLFAVAATSHRAARQAARLAKVSYEPLPAALTAEAALDQQLFVRPSHTQLRGDPDKALAEAPNRLQAQMHVGGQEHFYLEGQACLVEPTEDAGVFVHTSSQHPSEVQKLVAEVLDLPIHEVQVEVRRMGGGFGGKETQAAPLACISALLARRTGRPVKYRMARYDDMVQTGKRHDFFNTYDIGFDNEGVLRGADIMVAGRCGFSPDLSDAIVDRAMFHSDNAYSLGQARVVGHRCKTHTVSNTAFRGFGGPQGMMIIERAMDDIARHLGMDPLDVRKRNLYGPGRDVTHYGQIVEQHVLPDLIDTLEASSDYRQRRTEISRFNKENSVLKRGLALTPVKFGISFTAKHLNQAGALVHVYTDGSIHLNHGGTEMGQGLYIKVAQVVAAAFQVDLDRVKVSATRTDKVPNTSPTAASSGTDLNGMAALDACEKIKQRLVEFAAETYGVSADSVRFENNQVNVGEQQFGWAEFVQQAYMARVSLSSNGFYSTPKIHYDRETGQGRPFLYYANGAACAEVVVDTLTGEYKTMRVDILHDVGQSLNPAVDIGQIEGGFVQGMGWLTTEELVYSDEGQLLSNGPATYKIPAVSDAPPDFRVALLPHSPNREATVFRSKAVGEPPLMLGMAVWSALRDAVSSVADYRYSPPLDTPATPERVLQAVTATERWVAAQGEPSCKNA from the coding sequence ATGCGTAAACTACCTCCCAATATTCCGCGGCCCACCACAACGGCGAAAGGGCTGACAGGCACCCAGGCATTTCATGACAGTGCCTGGAAGCACGTTCGTGGACAGGCCCGCTATATCGACGACCTCCCCGAGCCCGCAGAACTCCTGCACGCGGCCGTCGGCCAGAGTACGCACGCCCACGCCCGTATCACCGCCATGGATCTCAGCGAGGTTTGGGCCTACCCCGGCGTGGTTTCGGTCATGACCGTCGAGGACGTGCCCGGCCATACCGACATCGGGCCGGTCTTTCCTGGCGATCCGGTTCTGGCCGGAGATGTGGTCGAACATGTGGGCCAGCCGCTGTTTGCCGTTGCGGCAACGAGTCATCGCGCGGCCCGCCAGGCGGCCCGACTTGCGAAAGTCAGCTATGAGCCCCTTCCTGCCGCGTTGACCGCGGAGGCCGCGCTTGATCAGCAGTTGTTCGTGCGTCCCAGTCATACCCAGCTGAGGGGCGACCCGGATAAAGCGCTTGCCGAAGCGCCGAATCGCCTACAGGCCCAGATGCACGTTGGCGGACAGGAGCATTTCTACCTGGAAGGACAGGCGTGCCTGGTAGAGCCTACCGAAGACGCGGGCGTGTTTGTTCATACCTCCAGCCAGCACCCCTCCGAGGTGCAAAAGCTGGTGGCCGAAGTGCTTGACCTCCCCATTCATGAAGTCCAGGTGGAAGTACGGCGCATGGGTGGCGGCTTCGGCGGCAAGGAAACCCAGGCCGCACCGCTGGCCTGTATCTCGGCCCTGCTTGCCCGACGCACCGGGCGGCCCGTTAAATACCGGATGGCGCGCTACGACGACATGGTACAAACGGGCAAGCGACACGACTTTTTCAACACCTATGACATTGGGTTCGACAACGAGGGTGTGCTGCGGGGGGCCGACATCATGGTGGCTGGACGCTGTGGCTTTTCGCCCGACCTGTCCGATGCCATCGTCGACCGCGCCATGTTTCATTCCGACAACGCCTATAGCCTGGGGCAGGCGCGTGTTGTTGGCCACCGCTGCAAAACCCATACGGTTTCCAATACCGCCTTCCGAGGCTTCGGTGGCCCCCAGGGCATGATGATCATTGAGCGGGCAATGGACGATATCGCCCGCCATCTCGGCATGGACCCGCTGGATGTGCGCAAGCGCAACCTGTACGGACCTGGCCGTGATGTAACCCACTATGGTCAAATCGTCGAGCAGCACGTTTTACCGGACCTGATCGACACGCTCGAGGCCAGCTCGGACTACCGTCAGCGTCGTACCGAGATTTCCAGGTTCAACAAAGAGAACTCGGTACTGAAACGCGGTTTGGCCCTGACACCGGTGAAGTTCGGCATTTCATTCACGGCCAAGCACCTCAACCAGGCCGGTGCACTGGTGCACGTTTACACCGATGGCAGCATTCACCTCAATCACGGCGGCACCGAAATGGGCCAGGGGCTTTACATCAAGGTAGCCCAGGTCGTAGCCGCAGCCTTCCAGGTAGACCTGGACCGGGTAAAAGTGTCCGCGACCCGGACCGACAAGGTGCCCAACACCTCACCAACGGCTGCCTCCTCGGGCACTGACCTGAACGGCATGGCTGCCCTGGATGCCTGCGAGAAAATCAAGCAGCGCCTGGTCGAGTTTGCCGCCGAAACCTACGGCGTGAGCGCGGACTCGGTACGGTTTGAAAACAACCAGGTCAATGTCGGTGAGCAGCAGTTCGGCTGGGCGGAGTTCGTGCAGCAGGCTTACATGGCGCGGGTTTCGCTGTCTTCCAACGGGTTCTACAGTACACCCAAGATTCACTATGACCGAGAAACCGGTCAAGGCCGGCCCTTCCTGTATTACGCCAACGGGGCTGCCTGCGCAGAGGTGGTGGTTGATACCCTCACCGGAGAGTACAAGACCATGCGGGTGGACATCCTTCACGACGTGGGGCAGTCGCTGAATCCGGCCGTGGACATTGGCCAGATTGAAGGCGGCTTTGTTCAGGGCATGGGCTGGCTCACCACCGAAGAGTTGGTATACAGCGACGAAGGCCAACTGTTGTCCAACGGCCCGGCGACCTACAAAATCCCGGCTGTGTCAGACGCGCCACCGGATTTCCGGGTGGCCCTGCTGCCTCACAGCCCCAACCGGGAAGCCACCGTATTCCGCTCAAAGGCTGTGGGCGAACCGCCACTCATGCTGGGCATGGCAGTATGGTCTGCCCTGCGTGACGCTGTTTCGAGCGTGGCGGACTATCGCTACAGCCCGCCCCTGGACACGCCTGCGACACCAGAGCGGGTGCTCCAGGCTGTCACAGCAACCGAGCGCTGGGTAGCAGCGCAGGGGGAACCGTCATGCAAGAACGCCTGA
- the xdhC gene encoding xanthine dehydrogenase accessory protein XdhC: protein MQERLTWIQAVADCERRGQPYVLVTVLGVTGSVPREPASKMVVTREHSYDTIGGGHLEYRVIARARERLANHEYSYELAHFPLGASLGQCCGGSVAVLLEAQSGGDARLVVFGAGHVSHALMRIVGDLPWQITWVDSRQECFPDRTPDNTTVHCTDDPVGDVPELCSNAHVLILTHNHALDYDLCQALLKRDDVRTIGLIGSQTKAERFRQRLAHRGYTEADIDRIRCPVGRSDIPGKRPMEVAVSISAELLSLVASDTAEKPSKRGLSWGALKALTKEVKPNEVEVAGQKT, encoded by the coding sequence ATGCAAGAACGCCTGACCTGGATCCAAGCCGTTGCTGACTGCGAACGTCGCGGTCAGCCCTATGTTTTGGTCACGGTACTGGGCGTAACAGGCTCGGTACCACGGGAGCCGGCCAGTAAGATGGTCGTCACCCGGGAACACAGCTACGACACCATCGGCGGCGGCCACCTGGAATACCGGGTGATCGCCCGCGCCCGCGAGCGCCTGGCAAACCACGAATACAGCTACGAGCTGGCGCACTTCCCTCTGGGTGCCAGCCTTGGACAATGCTGTGGTGGTAGCGTGGCGGTCCTGCTGGAGGCCCAGTCCGGCGGCGATGCCCGCCTTGTGGTCTTTGGTGCGGGTCACGTCAGCCATGCCCTGATGCGTATCGTGGGTGATTTGCCCTGGCAGATCACCTGGGTCGACTCCCGGCAGGAATGTTTTCCGGACAGGACGCCCGACAACACCACGGTTCATTGCACCGACGACCCGGTTGGGGACGTCCCTGAACTGTGCAGCAACGCCCATGTACTGATTCTGACCCACAACCACGCACTGGATTATGACCTCTGCCAGGCGCTGCTGAAACGGGACGATGTGCGCACGATCGGCCTGATCGGTTCGCAGACCAAGGCGGAGCGTTTTCGCCAACGCCTTGCTCACCGCGGGTATACCGAAGCCGATATCGACCGCATCCGGTGCCCCGTCGGGCGCAGTGACATCCCGGGTAAGCGGCCCATGGAAGTCGCGGTGTCCATTTCCGCCGAGCTTCTTAGCCTGGTCGCTTCCGACACGGCCGAGAAACCATCAAAACGAGGCCTCTCCTGGGGGGCTCTCAAAGCGCTTACGAAAGAAGTTAAACCTAACGAGGTTGAAGTCGCGGGCCAGAAAACGTAA
- a CDS encoding 8-oxoguanine deaminase — protein MTETDHRLWIHNPLACSDPGAAGGIVVTGTRIVEKVARGQQPHQPVNETFDASGHVLLPGLVNTHHHFYQTLTRAYSPALNKELFPWLTTLYDVWANLNDSQMALASELAMVELLMSGCTTVADHHYVFSGALVNAIDCQVETAQRLGVRAALTRGSMSVGRDDGGLPPQTVVQDEQTIVDDSQRLIDRYHQRAEGAMTTIALAPCSPFSVSRALMRESARLAENNDVRLHTHLAETEDETAYCQKLFGMRPLDYLEDSGWLTDRTWLAHGIHFNDDEIQRLGRAGTGIAHCPSSNMVLGSGLCRTLELEAAGSPVGLAVDGSASSDHSNLASEMRQALLLGRLRYSPSQVTHEAVIRWATQGSARCLGRTDIGGLEPGQQADLALFKLDEPRFSGAENPLAALLLCGAQRADRVMVAGRWRVTGGLPCDVDLDALMARHDEAARQLRRVI, from the coding sequence ATGACCGAAACAGACCACAGATTATGGATTCACAATCCGCTTGCCTGCTCTGACCCAGGCGCAGCCGGCGGTATTGTCGTCACGGGAACAAGAATTGTGGAAAAAGTGGCCAGGGGGCAGCAACCTCACCAGCCCGTTAACGAGACCTTTGATGCTTCCGGGCATGTCCTGTTACCCGGCTTGGTAAATACCCACCATCACTTCTACCAAACCCTGACCCGAGCCTATTCCCCCGCGCTCAATAAAGAGTTATTTCCCTGGCTGACCACGCTTTACGATGTCTGGGCCAATCTCAACGACAGCCAGATGGCCCTGGCCAGCGAGTTGGCGATGGTCGAGCTGCTGATGTCGGGATGCACCACCGTAGCGGACCATCATTACGTCTTTTCCGGTGCCTTGGTAAACGCGATTGACTGCCAGGTCGAAACCGCCCAGCGCCTCGGCGTTCGAGCGGCACTGACTCGCGGGTCCATGAGCGTCGGGCGCGACGATGGCGGTCTGCCGCCACAGACCGTGGTGCAGGACGAGCAAACCATTGTCGATGACAGCCAGCGTCTTATCGACCGTTACCACCAGCGTGCTGAAGGGGCCATGACCACCATCGCCCTGGCGCCTTGTTCACCGTTTTCAGTCAGCCGGGCATTGATGCGCGAGAGCGCGCGGCTTGCAGAGAACAACGACGTTCGCCTCCACACCCATCTTGCCGAAACCGAAGATGAGACCGCTTACTGCCAGAAGCTGTTTGGCATGCGCCCGCTGGATTATCTCGAGGACAGTGGCTGGCTCACCGATCGCACGTGGCTGGCCCATGGCATTCATTTCAATGACGACGAAATTCAGCGCCTTGGCCGTGCAGGCACGGGCATCGCTCACTGTCCCTCGTCAAACATGGTTCTGGGCTCAGGGCTGTGCCGGACCCTGGAACTCGAAGCGGCGGGCTCACCGGTCGGATTGGCGGTCGATGGATCAGCATCGAGCGACCACTCGAACCTTGCCTCGGAAATGCGTCAGGCACTGCTTCTGGGCCGCCTGCGTTACTCGCCGAGCCAGGTAACACACGAAGCCGTCATCCGCTGGGCAACGCAAGGCTCGGCCCGTTGCCTGGGACGAACCGATATCGGTGGACTGGAGCCAGGCCAGCAGGCTGACCTGGCGCTGTTCAAACTTGATGAGCCGCGTTTCTCAGGCGCGGAGAATCCACTGGCGGCGTTGCTGCTGTGTGGTGCACAACGCGCTGACCGGGTCATGGTCGCCGGGCGCTGGAGAGTGACCGGCGGCCTGCCCTGCGACGTCGATCTTGACGCGTTGATGGCACGCCATGATGAAGCAGCCCGCCAACTAAGGAGAGTTATTTAG
- a CDS encoding uracil-xanthine permease family protein, whose amino-acid sequence MTTSTSERPDTGPGDRYSTRDVNSMPPLRRAIPLGIQHVLAMFVSNVTVPIIIAGAADLPPDQTAFMVQAAMFVAGIATLLQSLGLGPIGARLPIVMGTSFGFVPVLIPIAIGMGLPAALGAALCGGVAMALMGLFLPWFRFLFPPVVTGTFVVMLGILLMPVGLAYAGGGFGVSDFGAPHHIGLASLVLVVTVGLHQFGRGIWSEVAPLAGLLVGFVAAAAFGYVDFSKVGDADWVTFPTPLGIGIEFHMAAIIPVVVLSLVTVAESIGDIVGTTAGGLNREPTKKELSGGVMADGIASVFAAVFNAFPQISFSQNVGMVALTGVVSRYVVAIGGGFLVLAGLLPKLGGLVSSIPNAVLGGAVLLMFGMIASAGIKMLSQVPFDKRNMLIIGTSLTIAVGFPAQEGLYANLSENLQAMIESGLIPGAITAIALNLILPKVHKPAPDDAERTESTVIKPDSL is encoded by the coding sequence ATGACAACAAGTACATCCGAACGGCCAGATACCGGTCCAGGTGACCGTTATAGCACCCGCGACGTTAATTCCATGCCGCCCTTGCGCCGTGCGATACCGCTGGGCATTCAACATGTTCTGGCGATGTTCGTTAGCAACGTGACCGTGCCAATCATCATCGCCGGGGCGGCGGACCTGCCTCCCGATCAGACGGCTTTTATGGTTCAGGCCGCGATGTTTGTCGCTGGCATCGCTACTCTGTTGCAGTCCCTGGGCCTGGGGCCCATCGGTGCTCGCCTTCCTATTGTTATGGGGACCAGCTTCGGATTCGTACCGGTCCTGATTCCCATAGCCATCGGCATGGGGTTGCCCGCCGCCCTTGGAGCAGCGTTGTGCGGTGGCGTCGCGATGGCGCTAATGGGGTTGTTTCTTCCCTGGTTCCGGTTTTTGTTCCCGCCAGTGGTGACTGGAACCTTTGTCGTGATGCTGGGCATTCTGTTGATGCCCGTTGGTCTTGCCTACGCCGGTGGTGGTTTCGGCGTGTCGGATTTCGGCGCCCCCCATCACATCGGACTGGCCTCGCTTGTTCTCGTCGTCACCGTGGGGCTTCACCAGTTCGGCCGAGGTATCTGGAGTGAAGTTGCCCCACTGGCCGGTTTGCTGGTTGGCTTCGTTGCTGCCGCGGCTTTTGGCTATGTCGATTTCTCCAAGGTGGGCGATGCCGACTGGGTGACGTTCCCCACCCCGCTGGGCATTGGTATCGAGTTCCATATGGCCGCCATCATCCCCGTGGTGGTGCTGTCGCTGGTCACCGTGGCCGAATCCATCGGCGATATAGTGGGCACCACCGCGGGCGGGCTGAACCGTGAACCCACCAAGAAGGAACTCTCCGGCGGCGTCATGGCCGATGGCATCGCGAGCGTGTTTGCCGCTGTTTTCAATGCGTTCCCCCAGATCAGTTTCAGCCAGAACGTAGGCATGGTTGCATTGACGGGCGTCGTTAGCCGCTATGTGGTGGCGATTGGCGGCGGATTCCTGGTGTTGGCCGGCCTGTTGCCAAAGCTCGGCGGTCTCGTTTCCAGTATTCCTAACGCGGTGCTCGGCGGTGCGGTACTGCTGATGTTCGGTATGATCGCCAGTGCCGGCATTAAGATGCTCAGCCAGGTGCCGTTCGACAAGCGCAACATGCTGATCATTGGCACCTCGCTGACCATCGCGGTGGGTTTTCCGGCGCAAGAAGGGCTCTATGCCAACCTGTCCGAAAACCTGCAAGCGATGATCGAATCCGGTTTGATCCCCGGGGCCATTACCGCCATCGCGTTGAACCTTATTCTTCCAAAAGTCCATAAACCGGCGCCCGATGACGCTGAACGGACAGAAAGCACTGTGATAAAACCTGATTCACTTTGA
- a CDS encoding methyl-accepting chemotaxis protein, with protein sequence MSIRLKLIMGMGAALLASTLLLVSLNIVQMRGLLDRYLLNSALPSSLEAIANSVERDLQAPITASRLIAGNSYLKEWIGDNEPQQGLAPATRYLEGVRRSQEAASAHFVSVNTGNYYTHQGIDRVVTPQADRWFYNFLESGETMELSLDVDKATGKPTLFINARMEDGGEAIAVTGVGIGLDQMAERIREFRFGETGIVYLVSETGQVNIHPDLQQTDQPLSKVISPTAAAELLKDPTYHLTEFDRDGRRFIAASLPLSITDWRVVVEVPSTEIYGEASRANQTSLLVGVLVALVFLGIIALVATRMTKPLTKITRALTEIAKGGGDLTQELAVERKDELGQLATGFNQFVGAQREMVRGLLETAIRLKAFVDQTSTVMTANTDRAKEQSSLTDSVATAVCEMEATVQEIAKSATETANQLEQVGNSASDIREGMSRSIAQVEGMANNIRESASAIQQLATEARDIGQVIEVINAISDQTNLLALNAAIEAARAGEHGRGFSVVADEVRSLAQKTQSSTKQIRTIIERLQEGSERAVETMATSEKATEETVSTSASMGKALDGIGENVDRIVEMSHQVAAATEEQSSVTEEISSNVQDISHLSARSSEDMTAASREIEELRAMAEKLEAQMKAFRLDRED encoded by the coding sequence ATGAGCATTCGCCTAAAGCTAATCATGGGAATGGGGGCAGCACTGCTTGCCAGCACGTTGCTGCTGGTTTCCCTTAATATCGTCCAGATGCGCGGGCTTCTTGATCGATACCTGCTCAACTCCGCCCTGCCATCCAGCCTGGAGGCCATAGCAAATTCCGTTGAGCGTGACCTCCAGGCGCCTATTACAGCGTCACGGCTGATCGCGGGGAACAGCTACCTCAAAGAGTGGATAGGCGACAACGAACCACAGCAGGGGCTCGCCCCCGCCACCCGGTATCTCGAGGGGGTCAGACGCAGCCAGGAGGCCGCCTCCGCACACTTCGTGTCGGTAAACACGGGCAACTACTACACCCATCAGGGCATCGACAGGGTGGTGACTCCCCAGGCGGACCGCTGGTTCTATAATTTCCTGGAAAGCGGCGAGACGATGGAGCTATCGCTGGACGTGGACAAAGCGACGGGTAAACCTACCCTCTTCATCAATGCCCGCATGGAGGATGGCGGCGAGGCTATCGCAGTAACCGGCGTTGGAATCGGGCTTGATCAGATGGCTGAGCGAATCAGGGAATTCCGCTTTGGTGAAACCGGTATCGTTTACCTGGTGTCTGAAACCGGCCAGGTCAACATTCATCCTGACCTGCAGCAAACAGATCAGCCCCTATCGAAGGTTATTTCTCCAACGGCCGCCGCCGAACTGTTGAAAGACCCGACATACCATCTGACCGAGTTTGATCGTGATGGCCGTCGCTTCATCGCCGCCAGCCTGCCTCTGTCGATCACGGACTGGCGTGTCGTTGTAGAGGTTCCGTCTACCGAGATCTACGGCGAAGCCAGCCGGGCCAACCAGACCTCCTTGCTCGTCGGCGTCCTCGTGGCTCTTGTTTTCCTCGGCATCATAGCTTTGGTCGCCACTCGCATGACGAAGCCACTGACGAAAATCACTCGGGCGTTGACCGAAATTGCCAAGGGTGGCGGCGATCTCACCCAGGAACTGGCGGTTGAACGCAAAGACGAGCTGGGCCAATTGGCGACCGGGTTTAACCAGTTTGTCGGGGCACAACGAGAGATGGTTCGGGGTCTTTTGGAGACGGCAATCCGGCTCAAGGCCTTTGTCGATCAAACCTCCACTGTGATGACGGCCAACACCGACCGGGCCAAGGAACAAAGCAGCCTGACGGACTCCGTCGCCACGGCGGTGTGCGAGATGGAAGCCACGGTTCAGGAGATTGCCAAAAGCGCCACGGAAACGGCAAACCAGCTGGAGCAGGTCGGCAACAGCGCCAGTGACATTCGTGAAGGCATGTCGCGTTCCATCGCCCAGGTCGAGGGAATGGCGAATAACATCCGCGAATCGGCCTCGGCGATCCAGCAGTTGGCTACCGAAGCGCGGGATATTGGCCAGGTGATCGAAGTGATCAATGCCATATCCGATCAGACCAATCTACTGGCTTTGAACGCAGCGATCGAAGCGGCCCGGGCCGGCGAACATGGGCGCGGGTTCTCGGTGGTTGCTGACGAAGTTCGCAGCCTTGCACAGAAGACGCAATCATCTACCAAGCAAATTCGAACCATTATCGAGCGTTTGCAGGAGGGCTCCGAGCGTGCGGTCGAGACGATGGCCACAAGCGAGAAAGCCACCGAAGAAACCGTCAGTACCTCCGCCAGCATGGGCAAAGCCCTGGATGGAATCGGCGAGAACGTGGACCGGATTGTAGAGATGAGCCACCAGGTGGCTGCAGCAACCGAAGAACAGAGCTCCGTCACCGAGGAGATCAGCTCAAACGTTCAGGACATCTCTCATCTCAGCGCACGTTCGAGTGAGGACATGACGGCAGCCAGCCGTGAAATTGAAGAATTACGTGCGATGGCGGAAAAGCTTGAAGCTCAAATGAAAGCGTTCCGGCTCGACCGTGAAGACTGA
- a CDS encoding substrate-binding periplasmic protein produces MKQIFAACLLFAWTAQATAQTYVVGVEQGNFLPHYGVDEQGQYNGFARELLDLFAEHAGVTFIYKPLPVDELMPALVEGEVDFKYPDHPDWARSAKTEDRISYSRPVVEYVDGVLVSPRRLGLDGDHLKRIGLVDGWTARGYEEKIEASQILPVPSDSLPEMIHQALLKNSDGAYYNVVVALHHINNVRVRPGVLVFDPNLPHTRSSYRLSTIRHGDLLPRFNSFLDERHEQVAAIKAKHRVEANIGTEYFGMEQWKVDFLKRQKAKNTQ; encoded by the coding sequence GTGAAACAGATATTCGCCGCCTGCCTGCTGTTTGCCTGGACCGCCCAGGCAACTGCGCAGACATACGTGGTTGGGGTAGAACAGGGAAACTTCCTGCCCCATTACGGGGTTGACGAACAAGGCCAATACAATGGCTTCGCCCGTGAACTACTGGACCTTTTCGCCGAACATGCCGGCGTAACCTTCATCTATAAACCCTTGCCGGTCGATGAATTGATGCCGGCCCTCGTTGAAGGCGAGGTGGACTTCAAGTACCCGGATCATCCCGACTGGGCCCGTTCGGCAAAAACCGAGGACAGGATCAGCTACAGCCGCCCCGTCGTGGAATATGTTGACGGCGTTCTGGTGTCTCCGCGGCGACTCGGCCTGGATGGGGACCACCTCAAACGCATCGGCCTTGTCGATGGCTGGACGGCCCGGGGATACGAGGAAAAGATCGAAGCCTCACAGATACTTCCGGTGCCCAGCGACAGCCTGCCCGAAATGATTCACCAGGCGTTGCTGAAGAACAGCGACGGCGCTTACTACAACGTGGTGGTCGCCCTGCACCACATCAACAATGTTCGGGTAAGACCGGGCGTTCTCGTGTTCGACCCCAACCTCCCGCATACCCGAAGCTCCTACCGGCTTTCAACGATCAGGCATGGGGATTTGCTGCCACGCTTCAACAGTTTTCTTGATGAGCGCCACGAACAGGTCGCGGCGATCAAGGCCAAGCATCGGGTAGAGGCCAACATTGGCACCGAGTACTTTGGCATGGAGCAATGGAAAGTGGACTTTCTCAAACGGCAAAAGGCGAAAAACACTCAGTGA
- a CDS encoding methyl-accepting chemotaxis protein — translation MLDAGGQVYKVIKFASDITARVNNAREAADVAAATSEETSQIAAEATRALNLAVETSESALIEVASATEVSRDLEIQAEQIGSIVSTIRTVAEQTNLLALNAAIEAARAGEMGRGFAVVADEVRKLAAKTAESLEEISTVVGKNSHLIESLRANMDGVSTLSRRSSDEISGIATGIQQVEKGMTDLAAVVARLSSEG, via the coding sequence GTGCTGGATGCTGGCGGGCAGGTATACAAGGTGATCAAGTTTGCCTCGGACATTACCGCGCGGGTGAACAATGCCCGTGAGGCGGCCGACGTTGCCGCCGCCACTTCCGAGGAGACGTCACAGATTGCTGCTGAAGCCACTCGAGCTCTCAACCTTGCGGTAGAAACCTCGGAGTCGGCACTGATAGAGGTGGCTAGCGCCACTGAAGTCAGTCGGGATCTGGAAATTCAGGCCGAGCAGATTGGCAGTATTGTCAGCACCATTCGCACTGTGGCAGAGCAAACCAACCTGTTGGCCCTGAACGCTGCGATCGAAGCCGCCCGTGCCGGCGAAATGGGGCGGGGGTTCGCGGTGGTGGCCGACGAGGTGCGTAAACTGGCTGCAAAGACTGCTGAATCCCTGGAAGAAATTTCCACAGTGGTGGGCAAGAACAGCCACTTGATTGAGTCCCTGCGCGCGAATATGGACGGGGTGTCAACGCTTTCACGCCGCAGCTCGGACGAAATCTCCGGCATTGCTACCGGTATTCAGCAGGTGGAAAAGGGCATGACGGATCTGGCGGCGGTGGTGGCGCGGTTGAGTAGCGAGGGGTGA
- a CDS encoding AraC family transcriptional regulator, with protein MSRALRIFHGAFGRVALLGMDESLVPHAHSECHVLLKASGGDTFFSVRNRQQPLTDHTAVLVNAWEPHSYDHQHGSDDTVILALYIDPNWLAALKDTLSLSGRSDFFSQPCIQLTPSIRTKADLLISDVLSFDTIQSQRLEGMLFDLMISIIERYSDWIHLSRLRVSSAGGFHDARIRKAKELILNKPQGDLDMEAIARECGLSRAQFFALFRKNTGMTPQMLANIGKMQLAFQWLSENRSCTLGNLSDTLGFSCQGHFTRFFRRHIGASPSQYHRTIDVYPTQSSDIYR; from the coding sequence ATGTCACGTGCTCTCCGAATCTTTCACGGGGCATTCGGGCGGGTTGCGTTGCTCGGAATGGATGAGTCGCTCGTCCCACATGCTCACTCAGAATGCCATGTTCTTCTGAAAGCGTCAGGAGGCGATACCTTCTTTTCGGTCCGGAATCGGCAGCAGCCACTGACCGACCATACCGCCGTTCTGGTCAATGCCTGGGAGCCGCATTCCTACGACCATCAACATGGCTCCGACGACACCGTGATCCTGGCCCTGTATATCGATCCGAACTGGCTTGCGGCTCTGAAGGACACATTGTCGCTCAGTGGTCGTTCTGATTTTTTCTCTCAACCCTGTATCCAGCTGACGCCGTCTATCCGTACCAAAGCGGATCTGCTGATATCGGACGTGCTGTCATTCGATACTATTCAGTCTCAGCGGCTGGAGGGTATGCTCTTTGATCTGATGATTAGTATTATTGAGAGGTATTCAGACTGGATCCATTTGTCCCGTTTAAGGGTATCTTCCGCTGGCGGCTTCCACGATGCGCGAATCCGGAAAGCCAAAGAGCTTATTCTGAACAAGCCCCAGGGTGATCTTGACATGGAGGCTATCGCCCGTGAGTGCGGCTTGTCCAGGGCCCAGTTTTTCGCCCTCTTCAGGAAGAATACTGGCATGACGCCCCAGATGTTGGCCAACATTGGGAAGATGCAGCTGGCTTTCCAATGGCTTTCAGAAAACCGCTCGTGTACGCTTGGCAACCTCTCGGATACTCTGGGCTTTTCCTGTCAGGGGCATTTCACCCGCTTTTTCCGACGACATATTGGTGCCTCACCAAGCCAGTATCACAGGACGATAGACGTCTACCCTACTCAAAGCTCTGATATCTACCGCTGA